In a genomic window of Heterodontus francisci isolate sHetFra1 chromosome 21, sHetFra1.hap1, whole genome shotgun sequence:
- the LOC137381037 gene encoding probable G-protein coupled receptor 139, giving the protein MAVADLLVVITDPILRQIPSIYFPDSFLSITPICSSVSFLVFAITMVSVWLTVAFTFDRFVTICCEKLKTKYCTERTVAVVIGTVSVLCTFESVPWYFTIEPMYIIDNVPWYCILKQSFHTSPTWNAFELFHRILIPCVPFFLILLLNVLMVRRILAASRGRRRLRCLGNGENHNDPEMENRKKSIILLFSISGSFILLWVSQVVFYIYQRITKLYPTSINDPLDITEYTAGMLQLLCSCTNTCIYAVTQTKFREELRKVVKYPLNLIVKLVNS; this is encoded by the coding sequence atggcagtggctgatctcctggtcgttatcacagatCCCATATTGAGGCAGATTCCTtcgatttatttcccagattcattcctgtccattactcccatctgtagttCAGTTAGTTTCCTGGTTTTTGCAATcacaatggtttctgtctggctgacagtcgctttcacctttgatcgatttgtaaccatttgttgtgagaagctgaagacaaaatattgcactgagagaacagtggctgtggttatcggaacagtgagCGTGCTGTGCACTTTCGAAagtgttccctggtactttacGATTGAACCTAtgtatataattgataatgttccctggtactgtatccTGAAACAGAGCTTCCATACTTCCCCCACATGGAACGCCTTTGAGCTGTTTCACCGCATTTTAattccttgtgtcccgttctttctgattttgctgctcaatgttctgatggTCAGACGTATTTTAGCGGCCAGTAGAGGTCGCAGGAGACTCCGGTGCCTCGGCAACggagagaatcacaatgacccagagatggagaatcgaaagaaatccatcattttactgttcagtatatctggcagttttatactgttatgggtgtcgcaggttgtattttacatctatcagcgaattacaaaactaTATCCTACCTCCATCAATGACCCTCTTGATATCACAgaatacacagcaggaatgctgcagcttctctgttcctgcaccaacacgtgtatttacgctgtgacccagactaaattcagagaggagctgaggaAGGTCGTGAAATACCCACTCAATCTAATAGTTAAATTAGTTAACTCATAG